The following are from one region of the Molothrus aeneus isolate 106 chromosome 7, BPBGC_Maene_1.0, whole genome shotgun sequence genome:
- the KRTAP13-2 gene encoding keratin-associated protein 13-2, with the protein MQGARSVGSGSVGTGSVGSGSLGAGSVGSGSLGTGSRVWSVGSGSLGAGSVASGSVGTGVN; encoded by the exons ATGCAGG GAGCAAGGTCTGTAGGGTCGGGCTCTGTAGGAACAGGGTCTGTAGGGTCGGGGTCTCTAGGAGCAGGGTCTGTAGGGTCGGGGTCTCTAGGAACAGG GAGCAGAGTCT GGTCTGTAGGGTCGGGGTCTCTAGGAGCGGGGTCTGTAGCGTCAGGCTCTGTAGGAACAGG TGTTAATTAG